A stretch of the Acidimicrobiia bacterium genome encodes the following:
- a CDS encoding prepilin-type N-terminal cleavage/methylation domain-containing protein, which produces MRLKHDEEGFTLVELMVVVLIIAILIAIAIPTFLGARTRAQDRAVQSDLRNSLSAAKVIYADSNADYNFGVPELDLVHAGLSYVVGLAPTPDEVGFVILPNADGLVNQAVMFVAQSNSGTWFCLWDEGSGSAAGTYFGQDSAMTFGVLADCQNGW; this is translated from the coding sequence ATGCGTCTGAAACATGACGAAGAAGGCTTCACGTTGGTAGAGCTGATGGTGGTGGTTCTTATTATTGCCATTCTCATCGCCATTGCGATACCGACGTTCTTAGGAGCCAGAACCCGGGCCCAGGACCGAGCGGTGCAGAGCGATCTGCGCAACTCTTTGTCTGCGGCCAAGGTGATATATGCCGATTCCAACGCCGACTACAACTTCGGCGTACCCGAACTCGACCTCGTCCATGCCGGGCTTTCCTACGTCGTCGGGCTGGCCCCGACTCCTGATGAGGTTGGGTTTGTCATCCTTCCGAATGCCGATGGACTGGTCAACCAGGCTGTGATGTTCGTTGCCCAGAGCAACTCGGGTACCTGGTTCTGTTTGTGGGACGAGGGGTCGGGTTCGGCGGCCGGCACCTATTTTGGCCAAGACAGCGCGATGACGTTTGGCGTCCTCGCCGATTGCCAGAACGGTTGGTAG